The genomic DNA GGGTTCGCCAAGGACTCCCTCGAGGTCGAGACCTATGTGCGCGGCTTCGCCCGTCGCCGACCCGACGTCGCCGTCAACCTGCTCCGGATGGCCAACGTCGTCGGTCCCGGCCTGCGGACCCCGCTCACCGACTACCTCAGCATGCGCGCCATCCCCGTGCCGGTCGGCTTCGACGGCCGGGTGCAGGTGCTGCACCTCGACGACGCCGTGCGCGCAGCGGTCATGGCGGTGACCAGTGAGGCCACCGGCATCATCAACATCGCCGGCGACGGCATGGTCACGGTCAAGCAGGCCGCACGTCTGCTGCGGCGGCCGATCGTGCCCGTGCTGCCGGGCACGGCGAGCATGGTCGCGATCGTGGGCAACCACGGCCGGCTCGGCACGTTCGACGCCGACCAGATGGCCTGGCTGTGCTTCGGCCGCGGTGTCGACACCACCCGGATGCGCGAGCTGCTGGGGTTCGAGCCGACGCACACCACCCGCGGGGCGATCCTGGACGTGTTCGGCGACCAGCACCGGTTCCCGCCGTCGCCGGGTGCCGTGCTGGCCTCGATGATCGGAGGGGAGTCATGACCAAGCGCGCTGACGACGACCGCGAGCGCGGCCACGACGAGCCCACCGGGTCGGCCAAGAAGGCCCCCAAGGCTGCGCGCCGTACGACGTCGGGTCCCCGACCCACGACCAAGCCGGCCGAGGTCGCGGCAGCTGCCAAGGCTCGTAAACGCCCGGCTCGCAAGCAGATTCGCGACGCGGCCGCGCCGGGCAAGACCGACCACCCGGCGTACTCCCGACGTCGCGCGTCCTCCGACCGCCCCCTGCGCGCGGTGCCCGACATCTCCGAGATCGACGAGGCGCCCGCCCCTGTGGCGCAGGCCGCGCCGCGCGAGAGCGCCGGCCTGCCCGTGGCTGCTGTCGAGCGGCTGGTCTCGGTCGCCGTCACCGCGCTGCGGTCCGCGGGCTCGGCCGCCGGCCTCGAGGGCGACGACCTCGAGCGCCGGGTCGCCCGCGCGCTGACCTTCCTGCGGCACCGGGTGACCGGCGACTACGACGTCGACGAGTTCGGCTTCGACCCCGAGTTCACCGAGGAGGTCTGGCTGCCGCTGCTCCGCCCGATCTACCAGCGGTGGTTCCGGGTCGAGGTGCGTGGCATCGACAACATCCCTGCCGACGGGTCCGCGCTGGTGGTCGCCAACCACTCGGGCACCATCCCGGTCGACGGGCTGATGCTGCAGGTGGCGCTGCACGACCAGCACCCCGAGCGCCGCCACGTGCGGATGCTCGGCGCCGACCTGGTGTTCCAGTCGCCGTTCGTCGGCGAGCTCGCCCGCAAGGCCGGCACGACCCTGGCCGCCAACCCCGACGCCGAGCGGCTGCTGTCCAACGGCGAGCTCACCGCGGTCTTCCCCGAGGGGTTCAAGGGCGTCGGCAAGGGGTTCGGCGAGCGCTACCGGTTGCAGCGGTTCGGTCGCGGCGGGTTCGTGACGGCGGCGCTGCGGACAGGCGCTCCGATCATCCCGTGCTCGATCATCGGCGCCGAGGAGATCTACCCGATGCTCGGCAACGTCAAGAGCCTGGCCCGCGTGCTCGGCTTCCCCTACTTCCCGGTGACGGCGACGTTCCCGTGGCTGGGCCCGCTCGGCCTGGTGCCCCTGCCGTCGAAGTGGATCATCGAGTTCGGGGCGCCGGTCGACACCGCGACGCTCGGTCCGGAGGCCGCCGACGACCCGATGCTGGTGTTCGACCTCACCGATCAGGTGCGCGAGACCATCCAGCAGACCTTGTACTCCCTGCTGCTGCAGCGTCGCTCCGTCTTCTGGTGACGGCCCGCGTGAAGCCCTTCGGCCGGCGTACGCCGCACACCGTCACCCTGATCGGCAAGCCGGGGTGCCACCTGTGCGACGACGCCCGCGCGGTGATCGCCCGCGTGTGCGACGAGCTCGGCGTGGAGTGGCACGAGCAGTCGGTCCTGAACGACGCCGAGCTGCGCGACCGCTATGCCGAGGAGATCCCGGTCACGCTGGTCGACGGGCGCCGTCACGACTACTTCACTGTGGACGAGCGGCGGCTGCGCAAGGCGTTGCGCTGACGCCTCCGGGGCCCGTCCGTCGCGGAATGTCGCGGCCCGCACCGCTGTTGGCCTAGCACACGCCTCCACTAGCACGTTCGGCGGTCTCACGCGACTTTGTGCCTGCCTTCACAAGCGCCTAGGGTGAGGGGGTCCCTACACCTCTGGTGGCGGCGTTTGGTATACGCCTGCCCGCAAGAGAGGAGCGAAGGCGCTCGTGACAGACGCCCCAGCCGCACGCCGGGGGATCCCTGGCGCGACAGTTGCGCGGCTGCCGGTGTATCTGCGTGCACTCGGAGCCCTCGCCGCGACGGGCGTCGACACCGTCTCCTCCGAAGAGCTCGCCGAAGCCGCGGGCGTGCGTTCGGCCAAGCTCCGCAAGGACCTGTCCTACCTGGGTTCTTACGGTGTGCGCGGTGTCGGTTACGACGTCGTACGCCTGCGCGAGGAGATCGCTCGCGAGCTCGGGCTCCAGCACGACTGGGCCGTCGCGATCGTCGGCATGGGAAACCTCGGGCACGCGCTCGCCGCCTACTCCGGTTTCGCGACGCGCGGCTTCCGGGTCGCGTGGTTGGTCGACGAGGACCCCGCGATCATCGGCCGCACCATCGCCGGGCTGACCGTCATCAGCTTCGACGACCTGGCATCCGAGCCGCCGCAGGGCGTCATCGGTGTCATTGCCACACCGCCCACCGCCGCCCAGGCGGTCGCCGACCGGCTGGTCGACATGGGCGTCCATTCCATCCTCAACTTCGCCCCGTGCGTCCTGAACGTCCCCGACGGTGTCGAGGTCCGCAAGGTCGACCTGGCGACCGAGCTGCAGATCCTGGCCTTCCACGAGCAGCACACGCGTGAGGAGATC from Luteipulveratus halotolerans includes the following:
- a CDS encoding NAD-dependent epimerase/dehydratase family protein translates to MTAKVVLVTGVSRLVGGRTARDLSLSGAVDRVIAVDAVPPTSSLGDAQFVRADIRNPIIGKIIRQEQVDTVVHLGVITTPRHVGGRVSQKEINVIGTMQLLAACQKAESLQRLVVKSSSAVYGASPRDPAMFSEDMTARKVPTVGFAKDSLEVETYVRGFARRRPDVAVNLLRMANVVGPGLRTPLTDYLSMRAIPVPVGFDGRVQVLHLDDAVRAAVMAVTSEATGIINIAGDGMVTVKQAARLLRRPIVPVLPGTASMVAIVGNHGRLGTFDADQMAWLCFGRGVDTTRMRELLGFEPTHTTRGAILDVFGDQHRFPPSPGAVLASMIGGES
- a CDS encoding lysophospholipid acyltransferase family protein produces the protein MTKRADDDRERGHDEPTGSAKKAPKAARRTTSGPRPTTKPAEVAAAAKARKRPARKQIRDAAAPGKTDHPAYSRRRASSDRPLRAVPDISEIDEAPAPVAQAAPRESAGLPVAAVERLVSVAVTALRSAGSAAGLEGDDLERRVARALTFLRHRVTGDYDVDEFGFDPEFTEEVWLPLLRPIYQRWFRVEVRGIDNIPADGSALVVANHSGTIPVDGLMLQVALHDQHPERRHVRMLGADLVFQSPFVGELARKAGTTLAANPDAERLLSNGELTAVFPEGFKGVGKGFGERYRLQRFGRGGFVTAALRTGAPIIPCSIIGAEEIYPMLGNVKSLARVLGFPYFPVTATFPWLGPLGLVPLPSKWIIEFGAPVDTATLGPEAADDPMLVFDLTDQVRETIQQTLYSLLLQRRSVFW
- a CDS encoding glutaredoxin family protein; amino-acid sequence: MTARVKPFGRRTPHTVTLIGKPGCHLCDDARAVIARVCDELGVEWHEQSVLNDAELRDRYAEEIPVTLVDGRRHDYFTVDERRLRKALR
- a CDS encoding redox-sensing transcriptional repressor Rex; this encodes MTDAPAARRGIPGATVARLPVYLRALGALAATGVDTVSSEELAEAAGVRSAKLRKDLSYLGSYGVRGVGYDVVRLREEIARELGLQHDWAVAIVGMGNLGHALAAYSGFATRGFRVAWLVDEDPAIIGRTIAGLTVISFDDLASEPPQGVIGVIATPPTAAQAVADRLVDMGVHSILNFAPCVLNVPDGVEVRKVDLATELQILAFHEQHTREEIDGIADLAPVVEEPKEATS